One genomic segment of Primulina tabacum isolate GXHZ01 chromosome 9, ASM2559414v2, whole genome shotgun sequence includes these proteins:
- the LOC142555010 gene encoding uncharacterized protein LOC142555010 isoform X2: protein MGVKASSSRTKAYKKKRNKVSSKFLKKKSRKKESKVLHGRDSVSLSSKSIWSSSSSESDYRTRKNKSKKRCRVDSASSYSDDHSMTSASESLSTHDNKSYKRRKALPRGIKERTRKGFESAESDAESRRRKRSRRHHVVKSSNKPLKMKSRRHFTSSLSSDSESCSACDSRSSNSTGDGKHRRSKMILHKKIKSLRGRESHRAHRKRKARSPSGSSCGTCRDHDVLVDQSDEALVPVNNSRRLKSVIAILNRPTDEEENRWEKDPQKEEIICEHDDYPSPKSMDSNEGENKKESNDQSRGVSHKKTVENVESEVILPIKSGNEVYNADDSRSHEVHTNHSENEKGVNVSVNFTTLDGDKTKDGVGNDIELILRQKALENLRRFKGGLKAARKIVNLDTNNENVNESLIKRNDNIEDNYTEPNSFLDQEAKKRSRPTLPLPQVKKDSEHMAIDSPKAPVVLAVNDTNQASGEHSSKEQLDEAKNGSEFDKKTMYVMRGGEMVQVSYKVYIPKRSPALARRQLRR, encoded by the exons ATGGGAGTAAAAGCTTCCTCCTCCAGGACAAAAGCatacaagaagaaaagaaacaagGTTTCTTCTAAG TTcttgaagaagaagagcagaaaAAAGGAATCAAAGGTTCTTCACGGTCGTGATTCTGTTTCTTTAAGTTCTAAATCTATCTGGTCCTCCTCATCTTCAGAATCTGATTATAGGACTAGGAAAAATAAATCTAAGAAACGCTGTCGTGTTGATTCAGCTTCATCGTATTCGGATGATCATTCAATGACTTCAGCTTCCGAGTCTTTGTCCACACATGATAACAAGAGTTATAAAAGACGGAAAGCCCTACCTCGGGGTATAAAGGAAAGGACTCGAAAAGGATTCGAAAGTGCAGAATCTGATGCAGAGTCGAGAAGGAGAAAAAGATCTAGGAGACATCATGTTGTTAAGTCAAGTAACAAACCATTAAAGATGAAATCAAGAAGGCATTTTACTAGTTCTTTGAGCTCTGATTCAGAGAGCTGCTCGGCATGTGATAGTAGAAGCAGCAACAGTACGGGAGATGGTAAACATCGAAGGAGTAAAATGATTCTCCATAAAAAGATAAAAAGTTTAAGAGGTAGGGAATCTCACAGGGCTCATAGAAAGCGCAAAGCAAGGTCTCCAAGTGGTTCTTCTTGTGGTACCTGTAGAGACCATGATGTCCTTGTAGACCAAAGTGACGAGGCTTTAG TTCCTGTGAATAACTCTAGGCGGCTTAAATCAGTTATTGCCATTCTCAACCGACCCACTGATGAAGAGGAAAACAGATGGGAGAAAGATCCTCAAAaagaagaaattatatgtgAGCATGATGATTATCCATCTCCCAAAAGCATGGACAGTAATGAAGGAGAGAATAAAAAGGAGTCGAATGATCAATCACGTGGTGTATCCCATAAGAAAACTGTAGAAAATGTTGAAAGTGAAGTGATTTTGCCCATAAAATCTGGAAATGAAGTATATAACGCTGATGATTCTCGGTCACATGAGGTTCATACAAATCATTCTGAGAATGAAAAAGGGGTTAATGTTTCTGTTAATTTTACCACTTTGGATGGGGATAAGACGAAGGATGGTGTCGGCAATGATATAGAGTTAATTTTGAGGCAAAAAGCTCTGGAAAATCTGAGGAGGTTCAAAGGGGGTCTTAAAGCTGCTCGAAAAATTGTTAATCTCGACACCAATAATGAAAATGTTAACGAATCACTCATCAAAAGGAACGATAATATTGAAGACAATTATACCGAGCCAAATAGCTTTCTTGATCAGGAGGCGAAAAAGAGAAGTAGACCCACGCTCCCGCTCCCACAGGTTAAAAAAGATTCTGAACATATGGCTATTGATTCGCCCAAAGCTCCTGTTGTTTTGGCCGTTAATGACACTAATCAAGCCTCTGGTGAGCATAGCTCGAAAGAGCAGCTGGATGAGGCTAAGAATGGCTCTGAATTTGACAAGAAAACAATGTACGTAATGAGAGGTGGT
- the LOC142555010 gene encoding uncharacterized protein LOC142555010 isoform X1: MGVKASSSRTKAYKKKRNKVSSKFLKKKSRKKESKVLHGRDSVSLSSKSIWSSSSSESDYRTRKNKSKKRCRVDSASSYSDDHSMTSASESLSTHDNKSYKRRKALPRGIKERTRKGFESAESDAESRRRKRSRRHHVVKSSNKPLKMKSRRHFTSSLSSDSESCSACDSRSSNSTGDGKHRRSKMILHKKIKSLRGRESHRAHRKRKARSPSGSSCGTCRDHDVLVDQSDEALGHNINVEQSDEALVPVNNSRRLKSVIAILNRPTDEEENRWEKDPQKEEIICEHDDYPSPKSMDSNEGENKKESNDQSRGVSHKKTVENVESEVILPIKSGNEVYNADDSRSHEVHTNHSENEKGVNVSVNFTTLDGDKTKDGVGNDIELILRQKALENLRRFKGGLKAARKIVNLDTNNENVNESLIKRNDNIEDNYTEPNSFLDQEAKKRSRPTLPLPQVKKDSEHMAIDSPKAPVVLAVNDTNQASGEHSSKEQLDEAKNGSEFDKKTMYVMRGGEMVQVSYKVYIPKRSPALARRQLRR; the protein is encoded by the exons ATGGGAGTAAAAGCTTCCTCCTCCAGGACAAAAGCatacaagaagaaaagaaacaagGTTTCTTCTAAG TTcttgaagaagaagagcagaaaAAAGGAATCAAAGGTTCTTCACGGTCGTGATTCTGTTTCTTTAAGTTCTAAATCTATCTGGTCCTCCTCATCTTCAGAATCTGATTATAGGACTAGGAAAAATAAATCTAAGAAACGCTGTCGTGTTGATTCAGCTTCATCGTATTCGGATGATCATTCAATGACTTCAGCTTCCGAGTCTTTGTCCACACATGATAACAAGAGTTATAAAAGACGGAAAGCCCTACCTCGGGGTATAAAGGAAAGGACTCGAAAAGGATTCGAAAGTGCAGAATCTGATGCAGAGTCGAGAAGGAGAAAAAGATCTAGGAGACATCATGTTGTTAAGTCAAGTAACAAACCATTAAAGATGAAATCAAGAAGGCATTTTACTAGTTCTTTGAGCTCTGATTCAGAGAGCTGCTCGGCATGTGATAGTAGAAGCAGCAACAGTACGGGAGATGGTAAACATCGAAGGAGTAAAATGATTCTCCATAAAAAGATAAAAAGTTTAAGAGGTAGGGAATCTCACAGGGCTCATAGAAAGCGCAAAGCAAGGTCTCCAAGTGGTTCTTCTTGTGGTACCTGTAGAGACCATGATGTCCTTGTAGACCAAAGTGACGAGGCTTTAGGCCATAATATCAATGTCGAGCAAAGTGACGAGGCTTTAGTTCCTGTGAATAACTCTAGGCGGCTTAAATCAGTTATTGCCATTCTCAACCGACCCACTGATGAAGAGGAAAACAGATGGGAGAAAGATCCTCAAAaagaagaaattatatgtgAGCATGATGATTATCCATCTCCCAAAAGCATGGACAGTAATGAAGGAGAGAATAAAAAGGAGTCGAATGATCAATCACGTGGTGTATCCCATAAGAAAACTGTAGAAAATGTTGAAAGTGAAGTGATTTTGCCCATAAAATCTGGAAATGAAGTATATAACGCTGATGATTCTCGGTCACATGAGGTTCATACAAATCATTCTGAGAATGAAAAAGGGGTTAATGTTTCTGTTAATTTTACCACTTTGGATGGGGATAAGACGAAGGATGGTGTCGGCAATGATATAGAGTTAATTTTGAGGCAAAAAGCTCTGGAAAATCTGAGGAGGTTCAAAGGGGGTCTTAAAGCTGCTCGAAAAATTGTTAATCTCGACACCAATAATGAAAATGTTAACGAATCACTCATCAAAAGGAACGATAATATTGAAGACAATTATACCGAGCCAAATAGCTTTCTTGATCAGGAGGCGAAAAAGAGAAGTAGACCCACGCTCCCGCTCCCACAGGTTAAAAAAGATTCTGAACATATGGCTATTGATTCGCCCAAAGCTCCTGTTGTTTTGGCCGTTAATGACACTAATCAAGCCTCTGGTGAGCATAGCTCGAAAGAGCAGCTGGATGAGGCTAAGAATGGCTCTGAATTTGACAAGAAAACAATGTACGTAATGAGAGGTGGT
- the LOC142555010 gene encoding uncharacterized protein LOC142555010 isoform X3 — MTSASESLSTHDNKSYKRRKALPRGIKERTRKGFESAESDAESRRRKRSRRHHVVKSSNKPLKMKSRRHFTSSLSSDSESCSACDSRSSNSTGDGKHRRSKMILHKKIKSLRGRESHRAHRKRKARSPSGSSCGTCRDHDVLVDQSDEALGHNINVEQSDEALVPVNNSRRLKSVIAILNRPTDEEENRWEKDPQKEEIICEHDDYPSPKSMDSNEGENKKESNDQSRGVSHKKTVENVESEVILPIKSGNEVYNADDSRSHEVHTNHSENEKGVNVSVNFTTLDGDKTKDGVGNDIELILRQKALENLRRFKGGLKAARKIVNLDTNNENVNESLIKRNDNIEDNYTEPNSFLDQEAKKRSRPTLPLPQVKKDSEHMAIDSPKAPVVLAVNDTNQASGEHSSKEQLDEAKNGSEFDKKTMYVMRGGEMVQVSYKVYIPKRSPALARRQLRR, encoded by the coding sequence ATGACTTCAGCTTCCGAGTCTTTGTCCACACATGATAACAAGAGTTATAAAAGACGGAAAGCCCTACCTCGGGGTATAAAGGAAAGGACTCGAAAAGGATTCGAAAGTGCAGAATCTGATGCAGAGTCGAGAAGGAGAAAAAGATCTAGGAGACATCATGTTGTTAAGTCAAGTAACAAACCATTAAAGATGAAATCAAGAAGGCATTTTACTAGTTCTTTGAGCTCTGATTCAGAGAGCTGCTCGGCATGTGATAGTAGAAGCAGCAACAGTACGGGAGATGGTAAACATCGAAGGAGTAAAATGATTCTCCATAAAAAGATAAAAAGTTTAAGAGGTAGGGAATCTCACAGGGCTCATAGAAAGCGCAAAGCAAGGTCTCCAAGTGGTTCTTCTTGTGGTACCTGTAGAGACCATGATGTCCTTGTAGACCAAAGTGACGAGGCTTTAGGCCATAATATCAATGTCGAGCAAAGTGACGAGGCTTTAGTTCCTGTGAATAACTCTAGGCGGCTTAAATCAGTTATTGCCATTCTCAACCGACCCACTGATGAAGAGGAAAACAGATGGGAGAAAGATCCTCAAAaagaagaaattatatgtgAGCATGATGATTATCCATCTCCCAAAAGCATGGACAGTAATGAAGGAGAGAATAAAAAGGAGTCGAATGATCAATCACGTGGTGTATCCCATAAGAAAACTGTAGAAAATGTTGAAAGTGAAGTGATTTTGCCCATAAAATCTGGAAATGAAGTATATAACGCTGATGATTCTCGGTCACATGAGGTTCATACAAATCATTCTGAGAATGAAAAAGGGGTTAATGTTTCTGTTAATTTTACCACTTTGGATGGGGATAAGACGAAGGATGGTGTCGGCAATGATATAGAGTTAATTTTGAGGCAAAAAGCTCTGGAAAATCTGAGGAGGTTCAAAGGGGGTCTTAAAGCTGCTCGAAAAATTGTTAATCTCGACACCAATAATGAAAATGTTAACGAATCACTCATCAAAAGGAACGATAATATTGAAGACAATTATACCGAGCCAAATAGCTTTCTTGATCAGGAGGCGAAAAAGAGAAGTAGACCCACGCTCCCGCTCCCACAGGTTAAAAAAGATTCTGAACATATGGCTATTGATTCGCCCAAAGCTCCTGTTGTTTTGGCCGTTAATGACACTAATCAAGCCTCTGGTGAGCATAGCTCGAAAGAGCAGCTGGATGAGGCTAAGAATGGCTCTGAATTTGACAAGAAAACAATGTACGTAATGAGAGGTGGT